The following proteins come from a genomic window of Flavobacteriaceae bacterium MAR_2010_188:
- a CDS encoding hypothetical protein (manually curated), whose product MLKRIFTLILLMFSASVFPQLGGESTYQFLNLVSSPRQAALGGKVITNVDYDVTGALYNPATINAAMDNQLALNYSSYLGGISYGTAAYAYLWDRRTQTFHAGMTYINYGNFDGYDLEGNSTGTFTGNEAALSLGYSYNIPFTDFYAGANVKFITSKLEQYNSLGGAVDIGLLYINEDLDFNAAVTVRNMGMQFKTYAGQNEPLPFEVNLGLSQKLEHVPLRWHLTFENLQKWKIARSNPARAVSDLEGNQTQEKVGFTGQLLRHTIVGAEIFPDKGFNIRLGYNFRRAEELRIADQRDFSGLSFGIGLKLNKLRFSYTHARYTSASNTNFLGLQIDLR is encoded by the coding sequence ATGCTTAAAAGGATTTTCACCCTAATTTTATTGATGTTTTCGGCATCGGTCTTTCCACAATTAGGCGGTGAATCTACCTACCAATTTCTTAATCTAGTTTCCTCACCAAGACAAGCTGCGCTAGGTGGAAAAGTCATTACCAACGTTGACTACGACGTTACCGGAGCGCTATATAATCCAGCCACCATTAACGCCGCGATGGATAATCAGCTAGCATTAAATTACAGTAGTTATTTGGGCGGAATCAGTTACGGTACCGCGGCATATGCATATTTATGGGATAGACGCACCCAAACCTTCCACGCTGGAATGACTTATATTAATTATGGGAATTTTGACGGCTATGATTTAGAAGGAAATTCTACAGGAACATTCACTGGGAATGAAGCCGCCTTATCTCTGGGATATTCTTATAATATTCCGTTCACTGATTTTTACGCGGGCGCTAACGTAAAATTTATTACTTCAAAATTAGAACAGTATAATTCTCTTGGTGGGGCAGTAGACATCGGTTTACTTTATATAAATGAAGACTTGGATTTTAATGCGGCGGTCACCGTAAGAAATATGGGTATGCAGTTTAAGACCTATGCCGGACAAAATGAACCTTTGCCTTTTGAAGTGAATTTAGGTTTGTCGCAAAAGCTGGAACACGTACCTTTACGATGGCACTTGACCTTCGAAAATTTGCAGAAATGGAAGATTGCTCGTTCTAATCCGGCGAGAGCTGTTTCAGATCTGGAAGGAAATCAAACTCAAGAAAAAGTTGGGTTTACCGGTCAGCTGTTGAGACATACGATTGTAGGAGCAGAGATTTTTCCGGATAAAGGTTTCAATATAAGATTAGGTTACAATTTTAGAAGGGCAGAAGAATTGCGGATTGCAGATCAAAGGGATTTTTCTGGGCTATCTTTTGGAATTGGTTTAAAACTCAATAAACTAAGGTTTAGTTACACTCACGCAAGATATACGAGCGCTTCAAACACAAATTTTTTAGGCCTACAAATAGATTTAAGATAA